One Elaeis guineensis isolate ETL-2024a chromosome 10, EG11, whole genome shotgun sequence genomic window carries:
- the LOC105052167 gene encoding protein NEDD1, producing the protein MSFVDPSASLLATCGGDTVKIFDVTVDSGDPCVLSYTPSAGSQVNSLKWNHTNLVVASAGDDRMISLWHKNGQSMGVIPLSGGDLGDDIEEAIVSISFSNKGSRYLCSGGSGHIVRIWDLQRKRCIKWLSGHADTITGVMYNCKDEHLASISVKGDLILHNLASGARAAELKDPNGQVLRVLDYSRLSRHILVTAGDDGSVHLWDTTGRSPKVSWLKQHSAPTTGICFSPSSDKIIASVGLDKKLYTYDSGARRPTSCTHYEAPFSSLAYHDDGNVLAAGTNNGRVVFYDVRGKPQPFTVLRAYNSSEAVANLCWQRSKPVIVNENSCTAEIALLGGTSEDSVLMPDPLPSMAALSFPSAMVPSFRSSLTANTNGSISAAPAIEETPQRSRLWSGGSLPKLYAPRSSYNLKDDDMDVFSPLVDVQPITPSLGNWWDDHDEATKDNMPNDKKSAAFPPSVRRFPLSEGSTDSHPISDWRSNSTSKQDSSTVPSSAATQVASSKSEPSSFSSTPEAWGGNALLDKLTHRQPISLSRFVPSASLATGSIFAGLQDSSSSTSHSKNSATNSSTSFTNLQNKLTLNHANSSVIMESSSAYNLSSVSTSLGTKMMSSSSSNLELSGTSLSTFPSRYSAYAERISTTSSFSEGIASAVGSPKSKKTGAETREELLNSVLSGQEASNALGTGSLSAINGVPSQLKRALGQPTDQQGTSSFSLQLVQHTLEETLGSLQKSIHEDVRNLHIELLRQFHMQETEMLGLLTSILEKQDELTKEVQSLRRENQQLRQLL; encoded by the exons ATGAGCTTCGTGGATCCATCGGCGTCCCTGCTGGCCACGTGCGGTGGGGACACTGTTAAGATCTTCGATGTTACGGTGGATTCGGGCGATCCGTGCGTGCTGAGCTACACTCCCTCTGCTGGATCCCAAGTGAACTCCCTCAAATGGAACCACACCA ATCTAGTGGTTGCTAGTGCTGGGGATGATAGGATGATCTCTCTGTGGCATAAAAACGGTCAAAGCATGGGAGTGATACCTCTTTCTGGGGGTGATCTTGGTGATGATATTGAA GAGGCTATAGTTTCTATCAGCTTTAGTAACAAAGGTTCTAGATATCTTTGTTCTGGTGGAAGTGGTCATATTGTCAGaatatgggatttacaaagaaaaCGCTGCATCAAATGGCTGAGTGGTCATGCTGATACAATCACTGGCGTTATGTACAATTGCAAAGATGAGCATTTGGCATCCATCAGTGTAAAGGGGGATCTTATTCTCCATAATCTTGCTTCTGGAGCACGGGCTGCTGAACTCAAGGACCCAAATGGGCAG GTATTAAGAGTGCTTGATTATTCTCGACTTAGTAGGCACATTTTGGTGACAGCAGGTGATGATGGATCTGTACATCTATGGGATACAACTGGCCGCAGTCCAAAG GTTTCTTGGCTGAAACAGCATTCTGCACCAACAACTGGCATTTGCTTCTCACCATCAAGTGACAAG ataattgCAAGTGTTGGTCTAGATAAAAAGTTGTATACATATGATTCTGGGGCAAGAAGGCCCACATCATGCACTCATTATGAGGCACCCTTCTCATCGCTGGCATATCATGATGATGGCAATGTATTGGCTGCTGGAACAAACAATGGACGTGTAGTATTCTATGATGTTCGGGGAAAACCTCAACCTTTTACCGTTCTTCGTGCATATAATAGTTCTGAG GCAGTTGCAAATTTGTGCTGGCAAAGATCAAAGCCTGTTATTGTAAATGAGAATAGTTGCACTGCTGAAATTGCTCTTCTTGGGGGTACCAGTGAGGACTCTGTTCTTATGCCAGATCCCCTGCCTTCTATGGCAGCATTGAGTTTCCCTTCTGCAATGGTGCCTAGCTTTCGCTCTTCTTTGACAGCAAACACTAATGGGTCAATATCAGCTGCACCTGCAATAGAGGAAACTCCACAGCGGAGTCGACTTTGGTCAGGTGGATCTTTGCCAAAGTTATATGCACCTCGGTCTAGTTATAACTTAAAGGATGATGATATGGATGTATTTTCCCCGCTTGTGGATGTTCAGCCAATTACACCTTCTCTTGGCAATTGGTGGGATGACCATGACGAAGCAACAAAGGATAACATGCCCAATGACAAGAAATCTGCAGCATTTCCTCCCTCAGTTAGGAGATTTCCCTTGAGTGAAGGCAGCACTGATTCTCATCCAATCTCAGATTGGAGGTCTAATTCAACATCCAAACAG GACAGTTCTACTGTTCCATCATCAGCTGCCACACAAGTTGCCTCTTCAAAGAGTGAACCATCATCTTTCTCTTCAACTCCTGAAGCCTGGGGTGGAAATGCATTGCTGGACAAATTAACTCACCGCCAGCCAATTTCACTGTCACGCTTTGTGCCTTCTGCATCATTGGCCACTGGATCCATATTTGCAGGCTTGCAAGATTCATCTTCATCAACTAGTCACTCCAAGAACTCTGCAACAAATTCTAGCACAAGTTTTACAAATCTGCAGAATAAACTTACCTTGAACCATGCAAATTCTTCAGTAATCATGGAATCCTCATCTGCTTACAATCTTAGCTCTGTTTCGACATCGTTAGGGACTAAGATgatgtcatcatcatcatctaatCTTGAGTTGTCAGGAACATCACTATCAACTTTCCCTTCGAGGTATTCTGCATATGCTGAGAGAATAAGCACCACCTCTTCCTTCAGTGAGGGAATAGCTTCCGCAGTGGGTTCACCAAAATCAAAGAAAACAGGAGCAGAAACTAGAGAAGAGTTGCTAAATAGCGTGCTATCTGGGCAAGAAGCATCAAATGCCTTGGGGACAGGGAGCCTTTCAGCAATCAAT GGAGTGCCATCTCAATTGAAGCGAGCATTAGGTCAGCCAACAGATCAACAaggaacttcttcattttcactTCAGCTAGTCCAGCACACTCTTGAAGAGACTTTGGGATCTCTGCAGAAGTCAATCCATGAAGATGTGAGGAATCTTCACATTGAGCTGCTAAGACAATTCCATATGCAGGAG ACGGAAATGTTGGGATTGCTAACCTCAATCCTAGAAAAGCAAGATGAGTTGACGAAAGAAGTACAGTCGCTACGAAGGGAAAACCAACAGCTCCGCCAGTTACTTTGA